The genomic region ATAGCTAAGGTGCTATTGGGTAAGGGTATTGGTGAGGAGATTGATATGAAGATTGGGGATGATGAGAGACGATTGAGGATTTCAGCAATAGAGAGATATACGGAGATAGGATGATATACCTTCTTGGTCCGTAAGGACATTAACTGGATATATTAGATATATTTTTAGGCCGCGATGGCGGAATTGGTAGACGCGTCAGGTTCAGGGTCTGGTGGGCTTATGCCTGTGAGGGTTCAAGTCCCTCTCGCGGCAATTCAAGATAATTAGGGTGTTAGAACCACTCGATTACCTTGTTACCTAATAGAATAACCCTATCCTTCAACTCTTCGGAGGCAGAGATATTCATATCAAGATCAATGAATACCGCTGAAATATTTTTGTCATGTTTTACAAATTGCATAGCTTTTCTTCCCCCCATAATGAATAGGGCTGTGGCTAGTGCATCGGACTGCACGGGATCAATGGATATCACTGAAACGGAGGAGAAGGTTTTCGATGGGAAGCCGGTTTTAGGATCGATTATGTGATGATATCTCTTATCCTTGTATATGACGTATCTCTCATAATCTCCGCTTGTGGCAATGGATTCCATATCATCAAGGGTTAGGGAAAGGATAATATTTTTCTCTCTGGGATTCCTAACACCTACGCGCCATGGATTATTAAACTTCTTCCCAATTACTTGAAGATCTCCGCCTGCCTCAACAATAGCGCAATCTATCCCTATTCTCCTTAAACATTCGATACCCTTATTTATAGCATATCCCTTGGCTATTCCACCAAGACCAATTCGTGTTTTCCTGTTATTTATTTTAACGCTGAGATTATCAGGATTAAGTTGAATATGTCGATAATCTAACATCGGTAATAGCTTCAAAACCTCATCTCTTCTTGGCGGCACAAAGGGATTTCTACGGAAATTCCATAGATGGGAAATTGAGGCAAAGGTTATATCAAAACAACCATTAGTTCTAGTGGATGTCTCAATAGAGGTTTCTAATAATGAAAAGGTCTCTTCAGATACAATCACAGGTCTCTTCATGGCAAGGTTGTTTATTCTGTAAACATCGCTCTCCTGTCTGAAGGGACTCATTATTTTCTCTAGGCGACCTATTTCATTGAACACAAGTTCAGCAGACCTATTCGCTCTTTTCTCGGAGTCCGTGATTAGTGTAAGATTTACTATAGTCCCGAGGAGAGATGTGTTGTGATTGTAGATGGATTTCTTTTTGCATGAGTTGAGTAATAATGAAACCGATAGAAACAATATTATCACCCTACAAGGACTATATCTATATTGTAAGTTAAGGCTGATCATTTATCTTAATTCCTTTTCAATTGTTCTAATAATACACGGAATCTTGCTGAATCTATTAACTCTCCATTTTAAGTCTTTGAACTCGTTGTTTTCTGAAAATCCGAAAGAGCATCCTATAAAGGGAATTCCGTTCTCTATTGCTGCGATCATATCTGACTCCCTATCCCCGATCATTATAAGCAGATTATTTTTAGAAATGGTTTCCTTATAGTATCTAACAATATCGTTTTTCCCTCGAATCATGTTATCAATGGTTACAATAGGATAGGTGAAATATTTTTTTATATCCTTTGAATTTAGTATTGCTTCAATATAGTCTATTTTTCCATTGGAAGCAACAAGCATTGTATAACCTCTATTATAAATAGTCTCTAGCGTTACATAGACATCATCAAAGAGTTCCCCCCCCCCCCTCACATATTATCTGAGCCAAGCCCTGAGTACAGTAATCCACTACACGTTTAAGGTGATGGGCCCCTAATTCAGGAAAGAGTCTCTTAAATATTATATCTGTAGGCATCCCGATCATTGACATTATTATATCTTTGTTTGGCAAGGCGATATCCATTGATGATTGTTTATTGAATATAGCAATACCAAGCTGGAAAGCATCTATAATAATGTCATTACAATCGAATATAGTGCCGTCTATGTCAAAGGCTATATAGGTCATA from Spirochaetota bacterium harbors:
- a CDS encoding FAD:protein FMN transferase, translated to MFLSVSLLLNSCKKKSIYNHNTSLLGTIVNLTLITDSEKRANRSAELVFNEIGRLEKIMSPFRQESDVYRINNLAMKRPVIVSEETFSLLETSIETSTRTNGCFDITFASISHLWNFRRNPFVPPRRDEVLKLLPMLDYRHIQLNPDNLSVKINNRKTRIGLGGIAKGYAINKGIECLRRIGIDCAIVEAGGDLQVIGKKFNNPWRVGVRNPREKNIILSLTLDDMESIATSGDYERYVIYKDKRYHHIIDPKTGFPSKTFSSVSVISIDPVQSDALATALFIMGGRKAMQFVKHDKNISAVFIDLDMNISASEELKDRVILLGNKVIEWF
- a CDS encoding HAD hydrolase-like protein, encoding MRGGGELFDDVYVTLETIYNRGYTMLVASNGKIDYIEAILNSKDIKKYFTYPIVTIDNMIRGKNDIVRYYKETISKNNLLIMIGDRESDMIAAIENGIPFIGCSFGFSENNEFKDLKWRVNRFSKIPCIIRTIEKELR